The Parus major isolate Abel chromosome 4, Parus_major1.1, whole genome shotgun sequence genome has a window encoding:
- the PPA2 gene encoding inorganic pyrophosphatase 2, mitochondrial isoform X3, with translation MTVFNQLSTDQNCCLNFLVAGDKEIPAKRSKTTGSEVLFNMVVEVPRWTNAKMEIATEEPLNPIKHDTKKGKLRYVANIFPHKGYIWNYGALPQTWEDPNHTDNITGCCGDNDPIDVCEIGSKIRSSGEIVQVKVLGVLALVDEGETDWKIIAISADDPEAQKIHDIDDVKKHKPGYLEATIDWFQLYKVPDGKPENHFAFNGEFKNKDFAVEIIKSTHEHWKALLHKKVNGSTIKCTNVLVSGSPFCCSEEDARSIVQSAPAFMNGDSVSPEVDSWYFFPK, from the exons ATGACTGTTTTTAATCAGCTGAGTACAGATCAAAATTGCTGCTTAAATTTCTTAGTAGCAGGG GATAAAGAAATTCCTGCAAAGAGGTCAAAGACTACTGGATCTGAG gtCCTGTTTAATATGGTTGTAGAAGTGCCTCGGTGGACTAATGCAAAAATGGAG ATTGCCACTGAGGAGCCATTGAATCCCATTAAACATGATACAAAGAAAGGCAAGCTTCGATATGTGGCAAATATCTTTCCTCACAAGGGTTATATATGGAATTATGGTGCCCTCCCACAG ACCTGGGAAGATCCAAACCATACGGATAACATTACAGGATGTTGTGGGGATAATGATCCTATTGACGTTTGTGAAATAGGTTCAAAG atTCGTTCTTCTGGTGAGATTGTTCAGGTGAAGGTCTTGGGTGTTTTAGCTCTTGTTGATGAAGGAGAGACAGATTGGAAGATAATTGCCATCAGTGCTGATGACCCAGAAGCTCAGAAAATCCATG ATATCGATGATGTCAAGAAGCACAAACCAGGTTATCTTGAGGCTACAATTGACTGGTTCCAATTATACAAAGTCCCTGATGGTAAACCAGAAAATCACTTTGCTTTTAATggagaatttaaaaacaag GATTTTGCTGTTGAAATTATTAAATCTACCCATGAACACTGGAAAGCTTTGCTTCATAAAAAAGTTAATGGAAGTACTATAAAGTG cacaaatgtTCTGGTGAGTGGCAGCCCATTTTGTTGCAGTGAGGAGGATGCCCGATCGATTGTGCAGTCA gCACCTGCATTTATGAATGGAGATTCTGTTTCCCCAGAAG ttgaTTCCTGGTACTTTTTTCCCAAGTGA